The DNA segment CCCGGAGCGGCCGGCACTTGAGCGGCTCGCGCGCGACCTCGGGCTTGACGAGTCAGTGACATTTACCGGTTTTCTCCCCGACCATGACGCGGTCGTCGCCGCGATGAAGGCCTCCCGCGTCTTCGTCCTCCCCTCGACCCGCGAGGGCTTCGGGATCGCGGCGCTGGAGGCGATGGCCTGCGGGATTCCGGTGGTGACGACGGATCACCCCGGGAACGCGGCGGGGGACCTGGTTGTCCCGGGGGTGAACGGGTACCGCCCGGGGCTCTCGGCGGGGGAGCTGGGGGAGGGGATTCTCGCGGGGCTTGAGAGGGGGGCGCAGATGCGGGACGGGTGCCTCAGGACGGCCGGGGAGTATCAGTGGGAGGAGATTGTACGAAGGATCGAAGCCGTTTACGATCGGTGCGTGGGTGACGCCTCTGCGGAGGTTCGGGAGGGGGACGTCTGATGAGGGTTGCGATCTTTCACGATTACTTCGGGGCCATCGGCGGGGGTGAGAACGTTGTTCTGATGATGGCGGATGCGCTCGATGCCGACATCATCACTACCGACACGGACGCCGTCAATCGGATTAAGGGGCACCGGAACGTGCTTAGTATCGGGAATACGGTCAAGATCGCTCCTTTCAAACAGGTGTCCGCTGCGGCGCGGTTTGCCGCCTGCGACTTTTCTGATGATTACGACTTCTTCATCTTCAGCGGGAACTGGGCACATTATGCTGCTGGAAAGCATCACCCGAACCTCTGGTATTGTCATATCCTTATAGGGGCTATGGATGACGAAAATATCCGTTTTTGCGATCACTCGGGGCGGTTTGCCCGGGGTTTTTACCGGTGCGGATCGAGCCTCCACCGGTCGCTCGATAGACGATCCATGGCAAACGTCGATCGGATCCTCGCGAACTCCCGGAATACCCGTGCTCAGATAGCCAGATACTACGGGAGAGATGCCGATATCCTCTATCCTGCTATCGATGTCTCCCGCTACGTTCATCGAGAGGCAGAAGATTACTGGCTCTCGGTGAACAGGCTCTACCCGGAAAAAAGGATCGAACTCCAGATAGACGCGTTTCGCAGGATGCCCGAAGAGAGGTTGGTTGTTGTCGGCGGGCACGCGGCCGCAGACCACTCATCCCCGTACATCCGCTGGCTGGAACGGGACCTGCCCGAGAATGTCACGATACTGGGGGAAGTGCCCTTC comes from the Methanoculleus marisnigri JR1 genome and includes:
- a CDS encoding glycosyltransferase, producing the protein MRVAIFHDYFGAIGGGENVVLMMADALDADIITTDTDAVNRIKGHRNVLSIGNTVKIAPFKQVSAAARFAACDFSDDYDFFIFSGNWAHYAAGKHHPNLWYCHILIGAMDDENIRFCDHSGRFARGFYRCGSSLHRSLDRRSMANVDRILANSRNTRAQIARYYGRDADILYPAIDVSRYVHREAEDYWLSVNRLYPEKRIELQIDAFRRMPEERLVVVGGHAAADHSSPYIRWLERDLPENVTILGEVPFDELVDLYSRSKGLICTSFNEPFGITPLEAMASGKPVVAVKSGGFLETVNEETGRLVEPDLADIVQAIREIAKEPEIYRLPCLERAQLFDVSVFQERLRQIVLQAYREM